CGTCGTGGAGGGTCGACTAACCGGTGGAAGGGAGTTAGAAGCATTCACAACAATGAAATAGCATAAAGAAGGGTGAGGGGTCTTTGTTTCAAGTGTGGTGGAAAATTTCACCCATGAGGCTTCTTATTTTGGGAGAAGGAGAGAACGGGAATGAAGAGGGTGAAATCATCTCTTTAGAAACAGAAGATTCAGAGGAAGGAGAGGAAGAAGTAGAAGCTGAGTGCAAGTTCATTGAAGTGTTGGGTAGCATGGGGGAATATCGAACAATGAAGATTGGGGGAAAGCTTGAGAGCGTCGATGTGGTGGTGTTAATTGATAGTGGTGCCAGCCACAATTTCATTTCTCCAAAAATTACTTCTGTTTTGGGGTTATATGTGACTTCTGTCAGTGTGAGGAAGATAAAATTAGGAGATGGTCACAAGGTGGGGGTGAATGGTGTGTGTGAAGGAAGCTAGAGATTGAAAAATGGTAGAAAAAGTTTGAGAAGAGAAACTTATGTCACTTAGTGAAGAGAAACAAGTTTGTTCTGCACTTGTTAATATGAAcatatatatgataataatGTTCATAATATCAAATAACCGTTGTTTTGGTTTAGTGACGCTATGTTGGACTTCTTGTTGTAAATAATCCTTCTGCAAAAGATCTACGGTATAAGCATAAGTCAAGATATATGCAAAAGGATCTACAAATAAGAAATTATATGTTTCTCatttcaataattataaaatggTAGATGATAGACTTGCTATGGAACAATTGCATGAAATTGAACGTATTGCCGATAATTACTAACAACACAAGATACACATGGGGGAAACCATTATTTTATATtccataatatataaaaatttcaccttcattgaaagatttcaaaagaactataaaacataaaaagagGATATATCTCTTGAGCAATTGGGTAATCATCTTTGGTTaagagaatttttttgaaaacaagaTATTAATCACCTTCGGTTAGGTGATTAGTATCTTCTTGTTTTTGATACTCTTCTTTTAATCGAAGATGACCACTCAATTGCTCAAGAGATATATCCTCCTTCTTATGCTTCACGgttcttttaaaatctttcTAAGAAGATGGGTGTTTGTCTGTTATGGAATATACAATACAATAATTGTTTCATCCATGTGCATCTTATGTTTGTAATTATTGAGAATACGTTTAATTTCATGTAATTGTTCCATAACAGGTGTATTATCCCATAGATCTTTTTGCGAAAGGTCTACTTTGATAGATATCAAACAAGCAGTCTAACATACTGTTGAGGAAGCATCCTCTTGCATATATCTTGACTCTTGTTTATCCCATGGGTCTCTAATGCATGAGAGCAAGAGTAagaaacatttttctttaaacTACTATTTGAGCAttcaatcactttttttaaaaaaattattacctaGCCTACTTGTCTGGTGTCTGTGTCAGTTTCATATTTACAAGAGAATATGTGTATTTGCTAGAAATTACTATGAATTTGACCCTTTTTACCTTTAAAGTGTGTGTATTAGTATTTAAATGTCAGGTATATTCTGTGCATTATTTAAATGTCAGATATCTCTGGTAAGAAGCAAAATCATTTGCATATGAAGATGCCTATGTAGATCTTCACTTGAGGATTTAATTTAGTTGCAGCTGGTGTGTTTGGCATAGCTGAAGCCTGACTAGAAAATATTGTGTAGCAGTGTGATATGGACCAATTTGAGAGTTTCTTAAATCTGTAAGAAAATTTGGATGCTCATGTTTGTGATACTGTCATTActcttatttaaatatttattttgcttataagcttgttttaAGTGTCAATTGGCCTTTCTTACATTATTGGTAATGTTCCTTATTAAGTGTTGTGATCATTTGAAATTATtagcatatttttattttcaatggCAGTCTTCTTTTGTGATTTTATTGCTCATCCATGTCTAGTAAATACTAAATACATTATCTTGTCCTAATCgttatttatgattcttttATAGGACTCCTAATATTCTTAGTTTAATGTTGAATGGTGTTGGGTCTTGAAGATTCGGGGAATCATCACATCGGGCCATGAACAACtttacaagtgagttggacaacacactttaacccaaaaccttaaggtggtaagtttatgggtcatctcacttataaatcaTTCAACATTCACTGTttcatccgatgtgggactcaactcacacttgaaataccaacatctccccctcaagtgtgagtccatccattACTTTATGGGTATCCTCCCCTCCAAGTTTATAATTCATTGTGTGGTTTTAACTTATATGTAAATTAAACAAATGAGTCAAATTTGACAAATCCAACTTTTTCACAAACCAACTCCAAGTTTATAATTCATTGTGTGGTTTTGTATTTTACTACCTCTAGTGCTTATATTTAGGACTCGTttgattagcttatttttgaacttatgtaatttttatgtaatattataagtttgtcaaggtagtttatgataaaataacttataaaaatacaattttcactagtgtgaacttataaaatagtaagcctaatttatattgcataagctgtttacataagctcaaaaataagtcaatccaaacgagACCTTAATGTATCCAATATTACTTTCTCATATTCCAATACAAGTTAACGGTATATATTAAGAGGGTTAGCCATGAGTAGAGTTGTCAAAAATGGTTCGGGCTAACGGGCCGACGCATTAGCCCATGAGTTTGGGTGGATCGGACATCCAAATGAAATCGGTTTTTTTTTGCCCAAGCCCATGTAGCCCAAATGCAAATTGGGCTAGCCCATCGGGCTTCGGGCCGGCTCATTATCGAAATATTACgtcttttttgtaaaaataatatcaattaaaaacataaaaaattatcatctaattgaaaaattattataaaaaaatgtagttaaatccgtaaacataataaaaagggtcatatttatctaaaaataaaattaaaaattttaagtttataatttattcatttgatttaatttcttttataagaaCCAAACTTAAGTTTAATTGATAATTAGtgttgatgtaaaaattatttacacttacATACAATTGtatctcaataaaattgataattatgatAACTAATACATCAAAGTCATGTAAAAAAAGATCGAATAAATCGAACGcaaaaaatatgtataaaacgGACGCTTgtaatttttaagaaatatttacttctaatataatctcataaaattagTTACTACCAAGCTATCTAATATGTCCTCATCATTATCAATCTTAATAATCTCCAACATTTTCTACCCTTTTATGTAAGTTAGTCAAATATCGAACACAAAAACTTAATTAGTTTACCATAATTAATTCTTTAACCGGTCTAGTTAAACATTTAATCAGGTTTTTCCATTTTGTTATGGAGAAGAGGTAAGGAAACGAAAAGACCCACAGAGTGGCGAAGAGTGTGCTTAGAATGAGACAAAAATCCAACCCTGCAAAACTTGTTAACAAAGGAACCAATTACATTAAAAAGTTACTTTCTTTTCCCAAAATTGACAAACACTATTCCTATTGCAATCTTTACCATACCAAAatcatttcataaaaaaaaaaaaaaaagaaaaaaaaggagagACCTTTGTATTCAAAATTCATAGACACATCTAGGAAGAAAACTTTTCTTCTTGAAACCCCTTTCAGCGTGTTATGCATTTTCTACTTAGAGCACTCAAAACCATTCAAGAAGAAAACACAATGGACCCTTCAACTTCaagaatgaagaagaagaaagctACAATCTTTTCTTGGTCATAACCACGAGAAAGACATCTCATTTATCCCATGCCTCAAGGCCAAGCTTCAAAACAACATGTAGGCAgcaatatttttcaaataagaAGTGTATGCGTATTAAAAGGAGACCGACATTCGGCCCTCAAATCATTGTTCCGTATGACCCTTACAATCCTGCACTCCGGAACTTAACTATTATTAATTTTCCTCAAAATCCTACAATAAGAATTGATGATCCCATGGATGCTAGCTTTTCAGTCGGAAACACATATTTAGCATGTGATCAGAGGTTTGGTCTTCATGGTTGGCAATACGTTTCATCGAGTAGGCAACCCTGCTAGAGACACACTTTCAAATCGCTCCGATCATCCACTCATTATTGAAGGTGCTAGACACTTCTTAGGATATGATGCTGTTACAGATTGTTACAAGATGATAAGGTTTACAGATATAGTAGGAGAAGTTCCAGGAACCCAGATTCATCGCTATACAATTGGGTCGGACCAGCGGGATTGAAGGCATATACTTACATCAGATTTGATTATCCATGTTGAGTCAAGGCTGCCGAATGCAGGTGTGCAAACTTTGGAAAACAGTCATCTGCATGTGGTCAATCTTTCTAGTCGCCTACATTTTCTTTGCCTCGAAATACTACCAAGTGGTTATACAAGAAATTGCGTACTTTCTTTTGATTGTGAGGATGAGCGGGAGATAAGAGTTTTACTTCCAGAATTAAATGGTGATCCTATTTTGTGCTGTTTAGAAAACAAACTATGTTGTGCCGAATGGTTTATGAATACTCTTCAGATTGGCCACATGCAGATACAAGTGACAATAATTACTCCTATTAACCAATCTGAAGAGTATTCATAAACCATTCGGCACAACATAGTTTGTTTTCTAAACAGCACAAATTAGGATCACCATTTAATTCTAGAAGTAAAACTCTTATCTCCCGCTCATCCTCACAATCAAAAGAAAGTACGCAATTTCTTGTATAACTACTTGGTAGTATTTCGAGGCAAAGAAAATGTAGGCGACTAGAAAGATTGGCCACATGCAAATGACTGTTTTCCAAAGTTTGCACACCTGCATTCGGCAGCCTTGGCTCAACATGGATAATCAAATCTGATGTAAGTATATGCCTCCAATCCCGTTGGTCCGACCCAATTGTATAGCGATGAATCTGGGTTCCTGGAACTTCTCCTACTATAACCGTAAACCTTATCATCTTGTAACAATCTGTAACAGCATCATATCCTAAGAAGTGTCTAGCACCTTCAATAATGAGTGGATGATCGAAGCGATTTGAAAGTGTGTCTCTAGCAGGGTTGCCTACTCGATGAAACGTATTGCCAACCATGAAGACCAAACCTCTGATCACAGATGCTAAATATGTGTTTCCGACTGAAAAGCTAGCATCGATGGGATCATCAATTCTTATTGTAGGATTTTGAGGAAAATCAATAATAGTTAAGTTCCGGAGTGCAGGATTGTACGAGTAAGGGTCATACGAAACAATGATTTGAGGGCCGAATGTCGGTCTCCTTTTAATACACATACACTtcttatttgaaaaatattgcTGCCTACATGTTGTTTTGAAGCTTGGTCTTTAGGCATGGGATAAGTGAGATGTCTTTCTCGTGGTTATGACTGATGTTTGAGATAACCGAGATGTCACAGCCACATTTGCATCACCTTCCGTCACCTTGTATCAAGATCAACAACTTCTATTCCATGAAGTACCTAAAACAAAATGATTAAAGCATACATTGAAATCAATAGAATagaaaaaacaataaagtaaaCTACAAAATAAGATGGATCTTATACTTATTTCTTATACATATGAAATCAACCGAATTTCACAAAGATATACATATGAATAAGCCAATAAACTAAATTTCTTATACCAACTTTTTCTACAGCCATTCTTATACAAACTTTATCTATTTATATCAATCTAAATgaacaaacaaaaaccaaaatctTTTATATCACAATGTTACCTTTATGAGTATAGCCAAAATCTTCTCCAGTTCTTCCATTCGTAGCTTTATTCCATACCTTCTTCAACCCCTCGTGCTCTGCTTCTGTATCTTCTgctctctttcttcttctattGAGATTCCATTTTTGTTTTCTAAGTTTTTCCACATCTCATCTTTGAATCTCAGTCATATTTGAACTAAGGGTTTTGGTGCTTTGAGAAATGGAATTGGAAGCAAATTAGATAGATAAAGAGAGATGGAGAGACAGAGAGAGTGTGGAAGATGAAACCAAAGA
This genomic interval from Trifolium pratense cultivar HEN17-A07 linkage group LG6, ARS_RC_1.1, whole genome shotgun sequence contains the following:
- the LOC123891418 gene encoding uncharacterized protein LOC123891418 is translated as MCIKRRPTFGPQIIVSYDPYSYNPALRNLTIIDFPQNPTIRIDDPIDASFSVGNTYLASVIRGLVFMVGNTFHRVGNPARDTLSNRFDHPLIIEGARHFLGYDAVTDCYKMIRFTVIVGEVPGTQIHRYTIGSDQRDWRHILTSDLIIHVEPRLPNAGVQTLENSHLHVANLSSRLHFLCLEILPSSYTRNCVLSFDCEDEREIRVLLLELNGDPNLCCLENKLCCAEWFMNTLQIG